TCTCCGCCTCGCCCGAGCTGGTGCTGAACCAGCACGTGTTCAAGAAAATGGCCTACGACGTGCTGCGCGATCTGCGCCCGGTGACTCAGGTCGCGACCACGCCGACCATCATCGTGTCGATCCCGTCGTTCCCGGGCAGGACGGTAAAGGAGGTGATCGCGCTCGGACGCCGGCATCCCGGCTCGCTCACCTACGGCACCACCGGCGTCGGCAGTCCGCATCACCTGGTGGGCGAGCTGCTACGCCTGCGCGGCAAGGTGGATCTGATACATGTCCCGTACAAGGGCGGCGGACCGCAAGTCGCCGACACCCTCGGCGGCCACGTCATCATTTCGATCTTCACGCTGCCGGTGGTGACGGCGCACGTGCAGAGCGGGCGGCTGCGCGGCATCGCGGTATGCACGTCGAAGCGCTCGCCCGCCGTGCCCGATGTGCCGACGATGGAAGAGTCGGGCTTCCCGGGGATCGACATCAGTCAGTGGTTCGCGGTGTCGGTCCCGCGCGGCACGCCGGACGAGGTGGTGAAAACGCTCTATACGGCGGTGAGCGAAGCGTTGCGGGCGCCCGCCATCCGCAAGCGCCAGCTCGAACAAGGCTACGAGCCGATCGGCAGCCCGCCCGAAGTCTATGCGCAATACCTCAAGCGGGAGATCGACAAGTACGGCAAGCTCATCAAGGACACCGGGATCTTGATGAACTGAGGATCAATTGTCCTCGTCGAAGAACGCGAGCGTGCGGATCTCGATGCTCCGGCGCGGCAACGCATCCGCCGGCGCCAGCGGATTCTCGAACGAGGTGTGCGGAACGAAGCGGGCGCGGCCGTCCTGCTTCGAATCGAACACTTTGAACACCAGTGCTTCGTCGCGGCGCATGTCGGGAAAGTAGTGCCACTGGTGCGCCGGGTTGTAGCTCAGGCGGTAGGTCTGGCCGACCCGGCCCGGATAACGTCGCTCGCTCACGTGCAGATCTTCGGCGGCGACCGTGCGCGCATCCGCGATCGTCAGCGGATTCTTTACGATCGGATGCGCGATGGAGCGCCAAGCCTGGATGATGGCGAAACGGCGCGCGAGCAAGGTCTCCGCCTCCTCGGGCAGAAGATCACGCACCCGCTGCGGCCCCGACCATTCGGTGTAGTCGTTGTGCGCCGACAGCACCGGCTCGCGAATGAGGCGTGATTCCCGCTCCTGCTCGTCGCCCGAGCGCAAGGTGTGATCGAACAGCAACACGCGCACCGCGCCCGAGACCCGCTTCACCAGCTCGACTGCCTCGGCATAGTAGACGCGCTTCAGCTCCTCGGGATCGAAGAAATCGCGCATTTGCGTCGCATGGTCCACCAGGACGAAGCCCTGGCGATCCAGGCTCAAGCTCGCCCGCAGCGGCCGCGCGTTGCGGATCGGCATCATCTTGCTTTCGTAGCTGCCGGTCGTGTGCCGCCGGATGTTGTTGGGCCCGAAGGTCTCGTTGACCAGCTTTTCGCCCGTATCGAGTGCGTAGCTGATGGGCGCGGTGACGACGTCCGGATCGGCGACGGCTGCGATATCGTTCATGGCACTCTCCCGACAGTTGGCACGGCATTCCCGATGTTACGCCCGCCGGCGCTTGCGCAGCCAGGCGAACAATCCGACCATGAGCGGAAAAACGAGGAAAGCGACGAAGACATAGAGGAAGGTACGTTCGCCGAAGTCCGGCACGTCCTTCAAAACGCTGCCGGCCAGGGCGCCCGGCGTCATCAGCAGCGGCAGCCACACGATCGCCGAGGCGACGTTGGCGACCTGGAAACGCCCCTGCGGCATCGCCATCATGCCGGCCACGAGCGGAACGACCGCGCGCAAAGGGCCGAAGAAACGTCCCAGGCAGATGCTCAACACGCCCCAGCGCAGAAAAAAGCGATGACCGCATTCGATCAGGCCGGGGTCTTTGCGGAAGGGCCACAGCCGCGGCACCCCGCGGCCGAAGTAGCGTCCGATCCAGTAGGAGACCGCGTCGCCCAGGCAGGCGCCGAGTATCCCCCAAGGCAGGATCAGCCACGGATCGAGCGTGCCGGCGCCGATCAACGTGCCCGAGGCGACGATCATCGCGGTGAACGGCACCAACAGCGAGAAGAACGCGAGCGATTCGGCAAAGGCGAGCGCGAATACCGCCGGCCCCGCCCAGCGACCGTTGGCGGCGATGAACGCCGTTGCGTCCGCGACCCACTGCTCCAAATCCTGCTCCTTGTCTCCGGCGGGTCAGCCGGGGTCCGATAATAAACTGGAACAATCATGCCACGCCGCTGCAGGAACCCAGCGGCATGCACAGTAGAATGCCAACCTTTGTTCGCTCACCCACCGCCTGAACGGAGATTCTGCATGCTGCCTGCCACGATGACCGCAATAACAATCGCCCAAGCCGGCGGCCCGGAAATGCTTAGACCCGGGGCCCGTCCGGTGCCGCGGCCGGCAGCCGGCGAAGTCCTGATCAAGGTTGCCTATGCCGGCATCAACCGGCACGACTGCAGCCAGCGCAAGCGCGGTTTCGGACCGAAAAGCGCGACCGACATCCCTGGCCTGGAAGTGGCGGGCGAGGTCGTCGAGGTCGGCCCCGGCAACACCCGCTGGAAGCCGGGCGATCGCGTCTGCGCCCTGGTCAACGGCGGCGGCTACGCGCAATACTGCATCGCGCTCGAGCCGCTCGTGCTGCCGATTCCCGCTGGCTACGATTTGAAGCAGGCGGCGTGCCTGCCCGAGGCCATGTTCACGGCCTGGTTCAACGTCTTCACGCTGGGGCACCTTGCGAAGGGCGAGTGGCTGCTGGTGCACGGTGGCTCCAGTGGCGTCGGCACGACCGCGATCCAGCTCGGGCGGCTGGAAGGTGCGAATGTGATCGCCACGGCGGGCTCGGCAGCGAAGTGCGATGCGTGCCTCAAGCTCGGCGCGCAGCACGCGATCAACTACAAGGATGCCGATTTCGTCGCCGAGGTGAAGCGCATTACCGGCGGCCGCGGCGTCGACGTGATCCTCGACATGGTAGGCGGCGCCTATGCCAAGCGCAACGTCGAATCGCTCGCGACGGACGGGCGCCTGGTGCACATCTCCACCGGCGGGCCGGTAGAATTCTGCGTGTCGTTGAGCGACGTCGCGGCGAAGCGTGCCGTCGTCACCGCATCGCGCATGCGCCCGCTGGAGCTCGACAAGAAGCGTGCGGTCGTGGATGAGCTGATGGCGCGCGTCTGGCCGCATCTGGGCGGCCGCATCGACCCGGTGATCGACAGCGTTTTTTCGCTCGAGCAGGCAGCATCCAGCCACGCCCGCATGGAATCGAGCGCGCACATCGGCAAGATCCTGCTCGAGGTGAGCGCCTGAAATCCAGCGTTTCGTCATATGGACGACGCCGAACGGCCCGCGCACCGGAACGCCCACGCGGCGGCAGCGGCCGAGCCACGGCCAGACGGGTACAATGAATTTCTGCTCGACATTCCTTGAGGGGGTTCTATGACGATCAAAGGCAAGGCGTACATCGTGGGCGCTTACGAGCATCCCACGCGCAAGGCGCCGGAAAAATCGGTGGCGCAGCTGCACGCCGAATGCGCCAAGGGCGCGATCGAGGACGCGGGCCTGACCAAGGACGACATCGACGGCTACTTCTGTGCCGGCGACGCGCCCGGCATGGGCGGCATCAGCATGGCGAACTACATGGGTCTCAGGTTGAAGCACATCGATTCGACCGACACCGGCGGTTCGTCCTACCTGGTGCACGTCGGCCATGCGTGCGAAGCCATCGCCAGCGGCAAGTGCAACGTCGCCCTCATCACGCTTTCCGGCCGGCCGCGCTCGGAGGGCTCGTCCGGCACCCAGGTCCGCAGCCGCGGCACCGGCGTGCCCGAAGAGCCGTTCGAGATTCCCTATGGCCCGGTGACGGTCAACTTGTACGCCATGGCGGCGATGCGGCACATGTATCAGTACGGCACGACCGCCGAGCAACTCGCCTGGGTGAAGGTGGCCGCCTCGCATCATGCGCAACACAATCCGAACGCGATGCTGCGCGAGGTGGTGACGGTGAAGGACGTGCTGGAGTCGCCGATGGTGGCCGACCCCCTGCACCGGCTCGATTGCTGCGTCGTGAGCGACGGCGGCGGCGCTCTGATCGTCGCCCGGCCCGAGATCGCAAAGAAGCTGAAGCGGCCGCTGGTGAAGATTCTCGGAACGGCCGAGGCGCCCAAGCATACGATGGGCGGCAAGCTCGACCTGACCTATTCCGGCGCGGCCTGGTCCGGACCGCGTGCGTTCGAAGAAGCCGGCGTCAAGCATTCCGACGTCAAGTACGCCTCGATCTACGACAGCTTCACCATTACGGTCGTGATGCAGATCGAGGATCTGGGCTTCTGCAAGAAGGGCGAAGGCGGCAAGTTCGTCGCCGACGGCAATCTCATCTCGGGCAGCGGCAAGTTCCCGTTCAATACCGACGGCGGCGGGCTGTGCAACAACCACCCGGCCAATCGCGGCGGCATGACCAAGGTCATCGAGGCCGTGCGGCAATTGCGCGGCGAGGCGCATCCCGCCGTGCAGGTGAAGAACTGCGACATTGCGCTCGCGCACGGCACCGGCGGCTCGCTCGGACACCGGCACGGCAGTGCCACGGTCATCATGGAAAGGGAGTAGGACGATGGCAACCCCATATCAGGACAGGAAGCTGCCGGACCCCATGCTCAACGTCGGCGACGAGCGCTATTTCGAGGCGGCCGGGCAAGGCAAGCTGCTGCTCAAGAAGTGCAACGACTGCAAGGAAGTGCACCACTTCCCGCGCGCCATCTGCCCCTTCTGCTTCAGCACCAAGCTCGACTGGGTGGAAGCGAAAGGCACCGGCACGATCTACAGCTACAGCGTGACGCGCCGGGCCGGCCCGATTCCCTATTGCATCGCGTATGTGACGCTGGACGAAGGCATCAGCGTCCTGACCAACATCGTCGATTGTGATCTGGACACGGTCAAGATCGGGCAGAAGGTGAAGCTCACCTTCAAGAAGACCGAAAACGGAACTTCGATGCCGATGTTTGTATTAGCGTGAGGCGCTGGACGGCAGAGGTACAGGGGGAAGAGTGAAGGCGCTGCGGGCGTTCTCCTTTCACTCTTCACTTCTTCACTCTTCACGCACTCAATACATCACCAACCCGCCGTTGGCATAAAGCAGCTGACCGGTGATGTAACTCGCCCCCGGTCCACAGAGAAACCGGACCGTATCCGCGACCTCGCGCGGATCGCCCAACCGGGCCATGGGAATTCCCTTCGCGTCGCCGCGTACCGTGCGCCCGGCCGCCCGCGTGGTGTCCATCCGGCCGGGCGAGACGCAATTAACGCGTATGTTCTGCTCGGCGAATTCCCGCGCGAGCGCGCGCGTCAGACCTAGCATCCCGTGTTTTGCGACCGAACCGTGCACGCGCCGGCTGGCTCCGGACAGTGCCTGCGTGCCGCCGAGCGTCACGATGCTGCCGCCGCCGGCCTCGAGCATCGAGGGCAGGCACGCCTGTGCGAGATGAAACGAGCCATCGAGCGAGATCGCCATGATGCTGCGCCACTCCTCGGCGCTGATCTCGAGAAACGGCGTTTCCTTGCGCACCGAAGCGTTCAGCACCAGGATGTCGACCTTGCCGAAGCGTTCGATCACGCCGTCCACCATCCGCTTCACCGCGTCCGGGTCGGCAATGTCGGCCATGAAGACTTCCGCCTGACCGCCGTTTTCCCGTATTTCGGCGACGACACGGTCGGCATCCTCGCGCGACTTGCGCGTGTTCACCGCCACTGCCGCGCCGGCTTGCGCGAGTGCAAGCGAGGTTGCCGCTCCGATATTGCGTGCGCCGCCCGTGACCAGCGCCACCTTGCCTGCCAGCTCGTTGCCCGGATTGATGCTGCCCATCGATGTCGTTGCCGCCATGTTGCCGCTCCTTGCCTCGGAATCGAACGACGCAGCATAGCCGATTCGGGCAGGTGCCGGCAGTTCTTGCACTCGCGGCGTCGCCGCGCCGGCCGCTGGACTTGGGACATGCTTTTGACGTAGACCAACGGCCTTGCGTTGCAGCGCGAGCGTTGCGCATCGCGGATGCCGAAATCGGCGACAATAAGTGGTTCCGGTAATCGAGTCGCAGATGCTGATTCGAGCTGCCTGCCTCGCGGCCGTTGTACTGCTCTGCGCCTGCACGGACGGCGCGACGCGCATCGCCTACGATATCGAGTCGGGCGTCGAGGCGTTTCGGCGCTCGGACGCCGCCACGTACACCATCCGCCACGTTCCCGAGCGGCTATTCGACGGCTGCGGCGAGGCGTACACGGTGCAGTTGAGCGCGAACTCGTCGCTGGTCATCTGGTGCAAGAAATCCGGCAGCGGTGAAGTGACATCGAGCCACGCGACCACGTACCATCTGCGCTTCGTCAAGGTTCCGAAAACGTTCAAGCTGGACAAGGCCGCCGGCGAAGCGACGATCATCGACCTGGCGAAGGCTGACGGAACCATCGTCGTGACCAGCGTTCGATAGGGGTCTGAATACCGTAGCCATGCCCGCAGCCAGAATCACACTTCGCCCGGCCACTCTCGCCGACGTTGCCTTGCTGCGGCACTGGGACGAGCAGCCGCACGTGCTGGCCTCGGACCCGAACGACGATTGGCAATGGGAAGTCGAGCTCGGCCGCTCGCCGGACTGGCGCCAGCAGCTGATCGCGGAGCTGGACGGACGGCCGATCGGCTTCGTGCAGATCATCGACCCGCAGCGCGAAGAGACCCACTACTGGGGCGACGCGCCGGCGAGGTTGCGCGCGATCGACATCTGGATCGGCGAGCACGACGATCTGGGCAAGGGCTACGGCAGCCGCATCATGGCGCTCACGCTCGAGCGCTGCTTCGCCGATTCCGCGGTAATCGCGGTGCTGATCGACCCGCTCGCGAGCAATATCGGCGCGCACCGCTTTTACGAACGGCTCGGCTTCCACTTCCTCGAGCGCCGCCGCTTCGGCGCCGCCGAGTGCTTCGTCTACCGGCTCAACCGCGCGAACTACCGGCCGTAGGCCGTAACGAGAGCCGGCCGTGCTGGCACGGTCGTTCACCGCGATGGCGTCGCCAGCGGCGCCTTGCCCGGGCGGCTGGTTCGTGGCCCCCAAAGCGGGCCGGCACGCGCGCTGTAAAGCACACCGACAAGGGAACGTGCTACAACCGTCCATTCATGACGGCAAAATGCGGAACCGAGAATGACAGCTTCCAACGATGCCGGCTGGAATCCGGTTTTCGGCTTCCTTGCCTGGCTGGTCACCGTGGCGCTGGCCGCCGGTCTCGCCGCCATCGCTTCGGCCGACGCACCCGAGCTCTATGCCAGGCTGGTGAAGCCCGAATGGGCGCCGCCCGCGTCGATCTTCGGCCCGGCCTGGATGGTGCTCTACTTCCTCATGGCCATGGCGGCCTGGCTCGTATGGCGCGATCGGGGCTTCGCACGCGCACCGCTCGCGCTTGGTCTATTCCTGGTCCAGCTCGTGGCTAACGCACTTTGGAGCTGGCTTTTCTTCGCATGGCGGCAGGGCCTTCTCGCTCTCGTCGACATCGTGGTCCTGGCTGCGCTGATCGTCGTCACGATCGCAGCCTTCTGGCGCATCCGGCCGCTCGCCGGCGCACTGCTCCTCCCCTACCTCGCCTGGGTCGTCTATGCGGCCGTGCTCAATTACCGCGTGTGGCAGCTCAATCCGGACCTGCTCCCTTGACCCTGTCGGTGTGATCGAACGGGCCCGCGCGGCGCCCCGCTATTGAGCTTCGGCGCGCGGGCTGCGAACATCGGCGGAACTTCGAATGCGACAGGAGCAGCTTCGATGAGCGCTTACCAGAGCGAGGTCCGGGACGGCATGCGCATCGACTGGGACGTGCCGATCGCGATGGACGACGGCCTGGTGCTGCGTGCCGATGTTTTTCGCCCGATTGCCGAGGGCCGCTATCCGGCGATCGTGAGCTACGGGCCCTACGGCAAGGGGCTCGCGTTCCAGGACGGCTACAAGACCGCCTGGGAAATCATGTGCCGCGAGAACCCGGACGCCGTCAGCGGCACGAGCAACCAATACCAGAACTGGGAAGTGGTCGATCCCGAGAAGTGGGTGGCCGACGGCTATGCGATCGTGCGCGTCGACTCGCGCGGCGCGGGGCGCTCGCCTGGCTTCCTCGCGCACAACAACGCGCGCGAAAACCGCGATTTCGCCG
This region of Betaproteobacteria bacterium genomic DNA includes:
- a CDS encoding tripartite tricarboxylate transporter substrate binding protein, producing MLARHGVRRQALLAAAMAVVLVAPAFAQNYPTRPVRVIVPYPPGGGTDILARPIMANVSERIGQQVLVDNRGGATGMLGTDLVAKAAPDGYTVLLSASPELVLNQHVFKKMAYDVLRDLRPVTQVATTPTIIVSIPSFPGRTVKEVIALGRRHPGSLTYGTTGVGSPHHLVGELLRLRGKVDLIHVPYKGGGPQVADTLGGHVIISIFTLPVVTAHVQSGRLRGIAVCTSKRSPAVPDVPTMEESGFPGIDISQWFAVSVPRGTPDEVVKTLYTAVSEALRAPAIRKRQLEQGYEPIGSPPEVYAQYLKREIDKYGKLIKDTGILMN
- a CDS encoding methyltransferase, whose translation is MNDIAAVADPDVVTAPISYALDTGEKLVNETFGPNNIRRHTTGSYESKMMPIRNARPLRASLSLDRQGFVLVDHATQMRDFFDPEELKRVYYAEAVELVKRVSGAVRVLLFDHTLRSGDEQERESRLIREPVLSAHNDYTEWSGPQRVRDLLPEEAETLLARRFAIIQAWRSIAHPIVKNPLTIADARTVAAEDLHVSERRYPGRVGQTYRLSYNPAHQWHYFPDMRRDEALVFKVFDSKQDGRARFVPHTSFENPLAPADALPRRSIEIRTLAFFDEDN
- a CDS encoding zinc-binding dehydrogenase — its product is MLPATMTAITIAQAGGPEMLRPGARPVPRPAAGEVLIKVAYAGINRHDCSQRKRGFGPKSATDIPGLEVAGEVVEVGPGNTRWKPGDRVCALVNGGGYAQYCIALEPLVLPIPAGYDLKQAACLPEAMFTAWFNVFTLGHLAKGEWLLVHGGSSGVGTTAIQLGRLEGANVIATAGSAAKCDACLKLGAQHAINYKDADFVAEVKRITGGRGVDVILDMVGGAYAKRNVESLATDGRLVHISTGGPVEFCVSLSDVAAKRAVVTASRMRPLELDKKRAVVDELMARVWPHLGGRIDPVIDSVFSLEQAASSHARMESSAHIGKILLEVSA
- a CDS encoding thiolase domain-containing protein: MTIKGKAYIVGAYEHPTRKAPEKSVAQLHAECAKGAIEDAGLTKDDIDGYFCAGDAPGMGGISMANYMGLRLKHIDSTDTGGSSYLVHVGHACEAIASGKCNVALITLSGRPRSEGSSGTQVRSRGTGVPEEPFEIPYGPVTVNLYAMAAMRHMYQYGTTAEQLAWVKVAASHHAQHNPNAMLREVVTVKDVLESPMVADPLHRLDCCVVSDGGGALIVARPEIAKKLKRPLVKILGTAEAPKHTMGGKLDLTYSGAAWSGPRAFEEAGVKHSDVKYASIYDSFTITVVMQIEDLGFCKKGEGGKFVADGNLISGSGKFPFNTDGGGLCNNHPANRGGMTKVIEAVRQLRGEAHPAVQVKNCDIALAHGTGGSLGHRHGSATVIMERE
- a CDS encoding DNA-binding protein → MATPYQDRKLPDPMLNVGDERYFEAAGQGKLLLKKCNDCKEVHHFPRAICPFCFSTKLDWVEAKGTGTIYSYSVTRRAGPIPYCIAYVTLDEGISVLTNIVDCDLDTVKIGQKVKLTFKKTENGTSMPMFVLA
- a CDS encoding SDR family oxidoreductase; this translates as MRVAPSVQAQSSTTAARQAARISICDSITGTTYCRRFRHPRCATLALQRKAVGLRQKHVPSPAAGAATPRVQELPAPARIGYAASFDSEARSGNMAATTSMGSINPGNELAGKVALVTGGARNIGAATSLALAQAGAAVAVNTRKSREDADRVVAEIRENGGQAEVFMADIADPDAVKRMVDGVIERFGKVDILVLNASVRKETPFLEISAEEWRSIMAISLDGSFHLAQACLPSMLEAGGGSIVTLGGTQALSGASRRVHGSVAKHGMLGLTRALAREFAEQNIRVNCVSPGRMDTTRAAGRTVRGDAKGIPMARLGDPREVADTVRFLCGPGASYITGQLLYANGGLVMY
- a CDS encoding GNAT family N-acetyltransferase, producing the protein MPAARITLRPATLADVALLRHWDEQPHVLASDPNDDWQWEVELGRSPDWRQQLIAELDGRPIGFVQIIDPQREETHYWGDAPARLRAIDIWIGEHDDLGKGYGSRIMALTLERCFADSAVIAVLIDPLASNIGAHRFYERLGFHFLERRRFGAAECFVYRLNRANYRP
- a CDS encoding tryptophan-rich sensory protein gives rise to the protein MTASNDAGWNPVFGFLAWLVTVALAAGLAAIASADAPELYARLVKPEWAPPASIFGPAWMVLYFLMAMAAWLVWRDRGFARAPLALGLFLVQLVANALWSWLFFAWRQGLLALVDIVVLAALIVVTIAAFWRIRPLAGALLLPYLAWVVYAAVLNYRVWQLNPDLLP